From a region of the Phragmites australis chromosome 21, lpPhrAust1.1, whole genome shotgun sequence genome:
- the LOC133903637 gene encoding heavy metal-associated isoprenylated plant protein 3-like isoform X2 — protein MGEEKKASKDGGGDKKKDAGAGPEAAAAPQPIVLNVDLHCAGCASKVRKAIKRAPGVESVAADMAVGKVVVTGAADALELKERIETRAKKHVQIVSAGAGPPKKDKEKDKEKKADGGGGSEKKAEKEKGGGGKKAEKEKGAGDKSKDEKKPKELKEETVTLKIRLHCDGCIDRIKRRIHKIKGVKDVAVDAAKDLVKVTGTMDATALPAYLRDKLSRPVEVVAPGKKDGGGGDKKGDDKKKDGGDKKKDGGSGEEKKDKDKSAAVSASVAPMPLADAGMYQMPPHYGYTPYPPAPGSYYGGAAPPPNPALYPNAGGAQYLPPQPYPYAAHVHVHQMFSDENPNACSVM, from the exons AtgggagaagagaagaaggcgagtaaggacggcggcggcgacaagaAGAAGGACGCCGGCGCCgggccggaggcggcggcggcgccgcagcCCATCGTGCTCAACGTCGATTTGCATTGCGCCGGCTGCGCCAGCAAGGTCCGGAAGGCCATCAAGCGCGCCCCGG GGGTGGAGTCGGTGGCGGCGGACATGGCGGTGGGCAAGGTGGTCGTGACAGGCGCGGCGGACGCGTTGGAGCTCAAGGAGCGCATCGAGACCAGGGCCAAGAAGCACGTCCAGATCGTCTCCGCTGGCGCTGGGCCGCCCAAGAAGGACAAGGAGAAGGACAAAGAAAAGAaggcggacggcggcggcggtagcGAGAAGAAGGCCGAGAAAGAgaaaggcggcggcggcaagaagGCTGAGaaagagaagggcgccggcgacAAGTCCAAGGACGAGAAGAAGCCCAAGGAACTCAAAGAG GAGACCGTGACGCTCAAGATCCGGCTGCACTGCGACGGCTGCATCGACCGCATCAAGCGCCGCATCCACAAGATCAAAG GGGTGAAGGATGTGGCGGTCGACGCCGCCAAGGACCTAGTGAAGGTGACCGGCACCATGGACGCCACCGCGCTGCCGGCCTACCTCAGGGACAAGCTCAGCCGTCCTGTGGAGGTTGTCGCGCCCGGCAAGaaggacggcggtggcggcgacaaGAAAGGTGACGAC aAGAAGAAGGACGGCGGCGACAAGAAGAAggacggcggcagcggcgaggagAAGAAAGACAAGGATAAGTCCGCGGCCGTCTCCGCGTCGGTGGCGCCGATGCCCTTGGCCGACGCGGGCATGTACCAGATGCCGCCGCACTACGGCTACACGCCGTACCCTCCGGCTCCCGGCAGCTACTACGGCGGCGCCGCCCCGCCGCCCAACCCCGCCTTGTACCCCAACGCCGGCGGCGCCCAGTACCTGCCGCCGCAGCCCTACCCGTACGCCGCCCACGTCCACGTGCACCAGATGTTCAGCGACGAGAACCCCAACGCCTGCTCCGTCATGTGA
- the LOC133903637 gene encoding heavy metal-associated isoprenylated plant protein 5-like isoform X1 — MGEEKKASKDGGGDKKKDAGAGPEAAAAPQPIVLNVDLHCAGCASKVRKAIKRAPGVESVAADMAVGKVVVTGAADALELKERIETRAKKHVQIVSAGAGPPKKDKEKDKEKKADGGGGSEKKAEKEKGGGGKKAEKEKGAGDKSKDEKKPKELKEETVTLKIRLHCDGCIDRIKRRIHKIKGVKDVAVDAAKDLVKVTGTMDATALPAYLRDKLSRPVEVVAPGKKDGGGGDKKGDDKKDKGAGDGGDKKKDGGDKKKDGGSGEEKKDKDKSAAVSASVAPMPLADAGMYQMPPHYGYTPYPPAPGSYYGGAAPPPNPALYPNAGGAQYLPPQPYPYAAHVHVHQMFSDENPNACSVM, encoded by the exons AtgggagaagagaagaaggcgagtaaggacggcggcggcgacaagaAGAAGGACGCCGGCGCCgggccggaggcggcggcggcgccgcagcCCATCGTGCTCAACGTCGATTTGCATTGCGCCGGCTGCGCCAGCAAGGTCCGGAAGGCCATCAAGCGCGCCCCGG GGGTGGAGTCGGTGGCGGCGGACATGGCGGTGGGCAAGGTGGTCGTGACAGGCGCGGCGGACGCGTTGGAGCTCAAGGAGCGCATCGAGACCAGGGCCAAGAAGCACGTCCAGATCGTCTCCGCTGGCGCTGGGCCGCCCAAGAAGGACAAGGAGAAGGACAAAGAAAAGAaggcggacggcggcggcggtagcGAGAAGAAGGCCGAGAAAGAgaaaggcggcggcggcaagaagGCTGAGaaagagaagggcgccggcgacAAGTCCAAGGACGAGAAGAAGCCCAAGGAACTCAAAGAG GAGACCGTGACGCTCAAGATCCGGCTGCACTGCGACGGCTGCATCGACCGCATCAAGCGCCGCATCCACAAGATCAAAG GGGTGAAGGATGTGGCGGTCGACGCCGCCAAGGACCTAGTGAAGGTGACCGGCACCATGGACGCCACCGCGCTGCCGGCCTACCTCAGGGACAAGCTCAGCCGTCCTGTGGAGGTTGTCGCGCCCGGCAAGaaggacggcggtggcggcgacaaGAAAGGTGACGACAAGAAGGACAAgggcgccggcgacggcggcgataAGAAGAAGGACGGCGGCGACAAGAAGAAggacggcggcagcggcgaggagAAGAAAGACAAGGATAAGTCCGCGGCCGTCTCCGCGTCGGTGGCGCCGATGCCCTTGGCCGACGCGGGCATGTACCAGATGCCGCCGCACTACGGCTACACGCCGTACCCTCCGGCTCCCGGCAGCTACTACGGCGGCGCCGCCCCGCCGCCCAACCCCGCCTTGTACCCCAACGCCGGCGGCGCCCAGTACCTGCCGCCGCAGCCCTACCCGTACGCCGCCCACGTCCACGTGCACCAGATGTTCAGCGACGAGAACCCCAACGCCTGCTCCGTCATGTGA
- the LOC133903637 gene encoding heavy metal-associated isoprenylated plant protein 5-like isoform X3 has translation MAVGKVVVTGAADALELKERIETRAKKHVQIVSAGAGPPKKDKEKDKEKKADGGGGSEKKAEKEKGGGGKKAEKEKGAGDKSKDEKKPKELKEETVTLKIRLHCDGCIDRIKRRIHKIKGVKDVAVDAAKDLVKVTGTMDATALPAYLRDKLSRPVEVVAPGKKDGGGGDKKGDDKKDKGAGDGGDKKKDGGDKKKDGGSGEEKKDKDKSAAVSASVAPMPLADAGMYQMPPHYGYTPYPPAPGSYYGGAAPPPNPALYPNAGGAQYLPPQPYPYAAHVHVHQMFSDENPNACSVM, from the exons ATGGCGGTGGGCAAGGTGGTCGTGACAGGCGCGGCGGACGCGTTGGAGCTCAAGGAGCGCATCGAGACCAGGGCCAAGAAGCACGTCCAGATCGTCTCCGCTGGCGCTGGGCCGCCCAAGAAGGACAAGGAGAAGGACAAAGAAAAGAaggcggacggcggcggcggtagcGAGAAGAAGGCCGAGAAAGAgaaaggcggcggcggcaagaagGCTGAGaaagagaagggcgccggcgacAAGTCCAAGGACGAGAAGAAGCCCAAGGAACTCAAAGAG GAGACCGTGACGCTCAAGATCCGGCTGCACTGCGACGGCTGCATCGACCGCATCAAGCGCCGCATCCACAAGATCAAAG GGGTGAAGGATGTGGCGGTCGACGCCGCCAAGGACCTAGTGAAGGTGACCGGCACCATGGACGCCACCGCGCTGCCGGCCTACCTCAGGGACAAGCTCAGCCGTCCTGTGGAGGTTGTCGCGCCCGGCAAGaaggacggcggtggcggcgacaaGAAAGGTGACGACAAGAAGGACAAgggcgccggcgacggcggcgataAGAAGAAGGACGGCGGCGACAAGAAGAAggacggcggcagcggcgaggagAAGAAAGACAAGGATAAGTCCGCGGCCGTCTCCGCGTCGGTGGCGCCGATGCCCTTGGCCGACGCGGGCATGTACCAGATGCCGCCGCACTACGGCTACACGCCGTACCCTCCGGCTCCCGGCAGCTACTACGGCGGCGCCGCCCCGCCGCCCAACCCCGCCTTGTACCCCAACGCCGGCGGCGCCCAGTACCTGCCGCCGCAGCCCTACCCGTACGCCGCCCACGTCCACGTGCACCAGATGTTCAGCGACGAGAACCCCAACGCCTGCTCCGTCATGTGA